A part of Rattus rattus isolate New Zealand chromosome 6, Rrattus_CSIRO_v1, whole genome shotgun sequence genomic DNA contains:
- the Fam71f2 gene encoding protein FAM71F2 yields MSKIRGLPPAIRDPGPGVELGVENGLLSQLIHSPEFNLFSDSVVFESTFIQVTKQGNWMDDYERSATIILGVTSSVPSLPLPNILLMANVTWPQGPFSTCSTLGAPVITLSRILPLKYVELQIYDRTQRILRVRTVTEKIYYLRLHEKHPQAVFRFWIRLVKILQKGLSITTKDPRIHFTHCLVPKMPNSSTETTPESSRPASSQSSETIMLLAAERAGSSVLDLSNRHPFSEDRHTDTKTDNSSNCKTASPVASLIGMPMRATLIHSLWEQEDSCETLLQAPVASALGDNFLGP; encoded by the exons ATGAGTAAAATTAGGGGCCTCCCTCCTGCAATCAGGGACCCAGGCCCTGGAGTGGAACTTGGAGTCGAAAATGGCCTTCTCTCTCAACTGATCCATTCTCCAGAATTCAACTTGTTCTCTGACTCAGTGGTGTTTGAGAGCACCTTTATCCAG GTCACTAAGCAAGGAAACTGGATGGATGACTACGAAAGATCTGCCACTATAATCCTTGGAGTAACCTCTTCAGTGCCCTCCTTGCCACTCCCCAATATCCTCCTGATGGCCAACGTTACCTGGCCTCAAGGTCCATTTTCCACCTGTAGCACACTTGGTGCCCCTGTCATCACCCTCAGCAG GATTCTTCCCCTGAAGTATGTGGAGCTACAAATCTATGACCGGACCCAGCGCATCCTTCGGGTTAGGACAGTGACCGAGAAGATCTACTACCTGAGGCTCCACGAGAAACATCCACAGGCTGTGTTTCGGTTCTGGATCCGCTTGGTGAAAATCTTACAGAAAGGTCTGTCTATCACCACCAAAGACCCAAGGATCCATTTTACTCACTGCCTGGTGCCCAAGATGCCCAACTCCTCCACTGAAACAACA CCTGAAAGCAGCCGGCCGGCATCCTCCCAGAGTAGTGAGACCATAATGCTGCTGGCGGCTGAGCGGGCCGGCAGCAGTGTCCTAGATCTCTCAAACAGACACCCGTTCTCAGAAGACAG ACACACTGATACAAAAACAGACAACTCCAGCAACTGCAAGACAGCCTCCCCAGTGGCATCTTTAATTGGTATGCCCATGAGAGCCACCTTGATCCACAGTCTCTGGGAACAAGAGGACTCATGTGAGACCCTCCTACAGGCTCCTGTAGCCAGCGCCCTAGGAGACAACTTTTTGGGACCCTAA
- the Hilpda gene encoding hypoxia-inducible lipid droplet-associated protein, which produces MVTPDCSESTTSRVFPVTPGALGCDAADVNWPRTAQAGGRVRDPSPHRSGYLRSRSRSRKQLCFPAKELGSGTMKYMLNLYVLGVMLTLLSIFVRLMESLGGLLENPLPGSSWITRGHLANTQPPRGLPDHPSRGVQ; this is translated from the exons ATGGTCACTCCAGACTGCAGTGAATCAACTACAAGTCGCGTGTTTCCCGTGACTCCCGGGGCACTCGGCTGCGACGCTGCTGAC GTAAACTGGCCCAGGACTGCCCAGGCCGGAGGCCGAGTCCGGGATCCCTCGCCCCATCGGTCAGGCTACCTGCGTTCGC GATCTAGAAGCAGAAAGCAGCTCTGCTTCCCTGCAAAGGAGCTGGGCAGCGGCACCATGAAGTACATGCTAAACCTCTATGTGCTGGGGGTCATGTTGACCCTGCTTTCCATCTTTGTTAGACTGATGGAGTCACTGGGAGGATTGTTGGAGAACCCATTGCCCGGGAGCTCCTGGATCACGAGAGGTCACCTAGCCAACACACAGCCTCCCAGGGGCCTTCCAGACCATCCATCCAGAGGAGTGCAATAA